One Chitinophaga sp. H8 DNA window includes the following coding sequences:
- a CDS encoding helix-turn-helix domain-containing protein, whose translation MVFEVKLPCIETRNSTCIPSSYKKYRISYAQAAFTTGDFGEILSQEISADFYTCWYHQYFIREGATLPVSTTQSELSLHFMLKGQLDIIAPGAEPRTDHEGQYNLEYVPATTYDIHFAAGDYQSFHINFSAAYLEKLQCAYPVLEQLLARAQDNLGGAINKCPCVVDTRVLTLIKSILQCEEPGEARKIFLACKVNELLLYALKEVSAISQVKETQLSQRDIGKIQAANAYIMQNLDAHLTIPELATKFCIATTRLSSGFKQLYNTTIMRFILQQRMEKAMEALQEPGCYVGDIYLTVGYQNFSNFTRAFTGYFGHSPLHFRKNAQVACSL comes from the coding sequence ATGGTTTTTGAAGTAAAGTTGCCATGTATTGAAACCCGTAATTCCACCTGTATCCCTTCATCTTATAAAAAATACAGGATTTCCTATGCGCAGGCCGCTTTTACCACAGGTGATTTTGGAGAGATCTTATCGCAGGAAATCTCCGCCGACTTTTACACCTGCTGGTATCACCAGTATTTTATCCGGGAAGGCGCTACCCTGCCTGTGAGCACTACACAATCAGAATTATCCCTGCATTTTATGCTCAAGGGACAGCTGGACATTATCGCACCTGGTGCGGAGCCACGTACAGATCATGAAGGGCAGTATAACCTGGAGTATGTGCCGGCTACCACCTACGATATCCACTTTGCTGCGGGCGACTACCAGTCGTTCCACATCAACTTCAGCGCGGCCTACCTGGAAAAGCTGCAATGCGCCTATCCGGTGCTGGAGCAGTTGCTGGCCAGGGCACAGGACAACCTGGGCGGGGCTATCAACAAATGCCCCTGTGTGGTGGATACGCGGGTACTTACCCTTATCAAAAGCATCCTGCAGTGCGAGGAGCCTGGCGAAGCCCGCAAGATCTTCCTAGCCTGCAAGGTGAATGAGCTGCTGCTATATGCTCTCAAAGAGGTATCGGCTATCAGCCAGGTAAAGGAAACCCAGCTTTCGCAGCGGGATATCGGCAAGATACAGGCTGCCAATGCCTATATCATGCAAAACCTGGATGCCCATCTCACCATTCCTGAGCTGGCTACCAAGTTTTGCATTGCTACTACCCGGCTGAGCAGTGGGTTTAAACAGCTGTATAATACTACCATCATGCGGTTTATCCTGCAGCAGCGTATGGAAAAGGCGATGGAGGCACTACAGGAGCCTGGCTGCTATGTGGGCGATATCTACCTGACAGTAGGGTATCAAAACTTTTCCAATTTTACCCGGGCCTTTACCGGGTACTTTGGGCATTCCCCCCTGCATTTCCGGAAAAATGCACAGGTGGCTTGTAGTTTGTGA